The Acidobacteriota bacterium nucleotide sequence ACTCCTGGCCCGGGTGCTCCAGGATGGCTTTGGCGGCACGAAGCAGGATTCCTGCATGGTGACTTCAAAAGTTGGCTTGAGTGAGCTTTATACTGAACAATCAAAACAGTTTATCGAAGCGCGTGGTGGAAAAGTCCTGGTCAACACGGCGGTTTCAAAGGTTGTGATTGAATCAAACCGTTTTGTGGGCATTGAACTGGCTGGCGGTGAGCGTATCACTGCCGAAAGTTGTGTGAGTGCTGTTCCCTACTTTGCCCTCAAGAAGCTCCTGCCCGCCGAAGTTTTTGAAACCTCGCCTTTTTTTGCCGGCTGGAAAGATTTTCAATCAGCCCCAATTGTATCCATCAACGTGTGGTTTGACCGACCCGTGATGGATCTGGCGTTTGCCGGAATGATTGGGACGCGAATCCAGTGGGTGTTTAACAAAGAAGTCATCGTCAAACACAATCCGCGCGATTTGCAACACCTGGCGCTCATCATCAGCGCCGCGCACGACTTTGCCAAAATTCCGAAAGAACACCTGGTCGAACTGGCCGTGGAAGATCTTCGCTCGGTGTTACCCGCCGCACGCGAAGCGAAGGTGGTGCATTCGTTCGTGGTCAAAGAACACGACGCCACGCTTTCCGCTTCGCCCGAAGTCGAAAAAGCCCGTCCAAATCCCCAGACACCGATTTCAAATTTTCTG carries:
- a CDS encoding FAD-dependent oxidoreductase, encoding MTNPLLPLSKTVVVIGGGFAGLATATALAEAGYQVQVIERRPFLGGRAYSMRDAKTGDVIDNGQHLMMGCYRETFAFLRRIGSFDLVEFQNQSRVDFLDRDSHQTLECPNLPAPLHLLAGLFRLGGISFGDKLRTLRIGGALRLRNGALEKKLGHLTVDQWLSACGQSALMKERFWEPLTVATLNEALTVAPAKLLARVLQDGFGGTKQDSCMVTSKVGLSELYTEQSKQFIEARGGKVLVNTAVSKVVIESNRFVGIELAGGERITAESCVSAVPYFALKKLLPAEVFETSPFFAGWKDFQSAPIVSINVWFDRPVMDLAFAGMIGTRIQWVFNKEVIVKHNPRDLQHLALIISAAHDFAKIPKEHLVELAVEDLRSVLPAAREAKVVHSFVVKEHDATLSASPEVEKARPNPQTPISNFLLAGDWTNTHLPATIEGAVLSGHLCARLVSGSL